A genomic window from Cytobacillus suaedae includes:
- the hisD gene encoding histidinol dehydrogenase → MKIQYVTSSVSLKRSLDNGTEEQRQTVLSIIEDVKKNGDQALLNYTEKFDGVALSSLKVTEEEVALAFKQVDVETINVIREAAENIRDFHSRQVRESWVTMKEDGTILGQKITPIDAVGVYVPGGKAAYPSSVLMNVIPAQVAGVERIVMTSPVGKDGRLPAAVLVAASELGVKEIYKVGGAQAVAALAYGTESVQPVDKIIGPGNIYVALAKREVFGDVDIDMIAGPSEIVVLADETALPNEVAADLLSQAEHDERASSILVTPSSRLAEEVAAEVEKQLTTLPKREIVEASIRDYGAIYVTSTLDEAIKVVNELAPEHLEIITEDAMEQVGKIKHAGAIFVGRFSSEPVGDYFAGPNHVLPTNGTARFSSPLNVDDFTKKSSIISYSENALKQNGAKIAAFARLEGLEAHARAVEERLKK, encoded by the coding sequence ATGAAAATTCAGTATGTTACATCTTCGGTTTCTTTAAAACGTTCCTTGGATAATGGTACGGAAGAACAGAGACAGACTGTTCTATCTATTATTGAGGATGTTAAAAAGAATGGAGATCAAGCACTGTTAAACTATACAGAAAAATTTGATGGAGTGGCTTTATCATCTCTTAAGGTAACAGAGGAAGAGGTAGCACTGGCCTTCAAACAGGTTGATGTAGAAACGATTAATGTGATTCGTGAAGCAGCAGAGAATATTCGTGATTTCCATTCACGACAAGTCAGAGAATCATGGGTGACGATGAAAGAAGACGGTACCATTCTGGGTCAAAAAATCACGCCCATTGACGCGGTAGGTGTGTACGTGCCGGGTGGTAAGGCAGCTTATCCATCATCAGTACTCATGAATGTCATTCCTGCACAAGTAGCTGGTGTTGAGCGAATCGTAATGACCTCACCAGTCGGAAAAGATGGACGTCTTCCAGCAGCCGTTCTAGTTGCTGCGAGTGAATTAGGTGTAAAAGAAATCTATAAGGTTGGCGGAGCCCAGGCAGTGGCAGCACTTGCCTATGGTACAGAATCTGTTCAACCAGTTGATAAAATCATTGGACCCGGCAATATCTATGTTGCATTAGCGAAGCGAGAGGTATTTGGTGATGTAGACATTGATATGATTGCTGGACCGAGTGAGATAGTTGTCTTAGCAGATGAAACGGCCCTACCGAATGAGGTAGCAGCTGATCTTTTATCTCAAGCTGAGCATGATGAGCGTGCGTCTAGTATTCTTGTTACACCTTCATCTAGGCTTGCTGAAGAAGTAGCAGCAGAAGTAGAAAAGCAGCTCACAACTCTTCCAAAAAGAGAGATTGTGGAGGCTTCCATACGTGATTATGGTGCGATTTATGTGACATCAACTCTGGATGAAGCGATTAAAGTCGTAAATGAGTTGGCCCCAGAACACTTGGAAATCATCACCGAAGATGCGATGGAGCAGGTCGGAAAAATCAAGCATGCAGGAGCAATTTTCGTAGGAAGATTTAGCTCAGAGCCAGTTGGAGATTACTTTGCTGGTCCAAATCACGTACTTCCAACAAACGGAACAGCCAGATTCTCAAGTCCACTAAACGTAGATGATTTCACCAAGAAATCCAGTATTATTTCATATAGCGAAAATGCACTTAAACAAAACGGAGCTAAAATTGCAGCATTTGCACGATTAGAAGGCCTTGAAGCGCATGCTCGAGCAGTTGAGGAGCGTTTGAAGAAGTAA
- a CDS encoding ATP phosphoribosyltransferase yields the protein MGELLTIAMPKGRIFEEAAELLRKAGYKLPPEFEDSRKLIIDVPEEEIRFILAKPMDVTTYVEHGVADLGIAGKDVMLEEERDVYEVLDLKISHCYLAVAGIPGAKVQGVAPKVATKYPNVASSYFREQGEQVEIIKLNGSIELAPLIGLADRIVDIVSTGRTLKENGLVELERITDITSRIIVNPVSYRLKDQRIDDLVERLSNVVDGL from the coding sequence ATGGGAGAACTTTTAACAATTGCCATGCCAAAAGGTAGAATATTTGAAGAGGCTGCTGAGCTTTTACGTAAAGCGGGGTATAAGCTCCCACCCGAATTCGAAGATTCACGTAAATTAATTATTGATGTTCCAGAAGAAGAGATTCGTTTTATTCTGGCAAAACCGATGGATGTGACTACATATGTTGAGCATGGTGTAGCAGACCTTGGAATCGCAGGGAAGGACGTTATGCTCGAAGAAGAGCGTGACGTGTATGAGGTACTTGACTTAAAAATTAGCCATTGTTATCTCGCAGTAGCTGGTATACCCGGTGCGAAAGTACAAGGTGTTGCACCGAAAGTAGCAACAAAATATCCGAACGTTGCATCTAGTTATTTTAGAGAACAAGGTGAACAGGTGGAAATTATTAAGCTGAATGGATCAATAGAGTTAGCGCCATTAATCGGCCTTGCAGATCGAATCGTAGACATCGTGTCGACTGGACGTACACTTAAGGAAAATGGTCTTGTAGAATTAGAGAGAATTACAGACATTACGTCTCGAATCATTGTTAATCCAGTTAGTTATCGTTTAAAGGACCAACGGATCGACGATTTAGTTGAAAGATTGTCCAATGTAGTGGATGGACTCTAG
- a CDS encoding ATP phosphoribosyltransferase regulatory subunit, whose protein sequence is MFEKPLGMRDTLPALYETKKLVRNRMSAEIENWGYQFIETPTLEYYETIGNASAILDQQLFKLLDQQGHSLVLRPDMTAPIARVAASKLYKEGYPLRLAYAANVFRAQQREGGRPAEFEQIGVECIGDGTISADAEAIALMISSLKQSGLEQFTVAIGHIGYVNTLFLEIVGNEDRANVLRRYLYEKNYVGYREHVKSLSLSSIDKQRLLELLKLRGDMTKISAARELVESTTGREMVDELEQLWQSLEAYGVADYIKIDFNLVSHMSYYTGILFEVYGPKVGFLLGNGGRYDQLFNKFNRPESATGFGIHIDRLIEALDMDEQTNSIQCVIFSSENRKEAIQFANERREQGERVVLQDISGVKDIDACTSSFSEVTYFIGNKSKMEAK, encoded by the coding sequence ATGTTTGAAAAGCCACTCGGAATGCGTGATACACTACCAGCTTTATATGAAACAAAAAAGCTGGTTCGAAATAGAATGTCTGCAGAAATTGAAAACTGGGGTTATCAATTTATTGAAACACCTACGCTTGAGTACTATGAAACAATCGGGAATGCTTCTGCCATCTTAGATCAACAATTATTTAAACTGCTTGATCAACAAGGGCATTCTCTGGTGTTAAGACCGGATATGACTGCACCGATTGCGCGGGTTGCTGCTTCCAAGCTTTATAAAGAAGGTTATCCACTAAGACTAGCTTATGCTGCAAATGTCTTCCGTGCACAGCAACGTGAGGGTGGAAGACCTGCCGAATTTGAACAAATTGGTGTTGAGTGTATTGGAGATGGAACGATTAGTGCGGATGCTGAGGCAATTGCTTTAATGATTTCCTCTTTAAAACAATCAGGGTTAGAACAATTCACAGTTGCTATCGGTCATATCGGATACGTGAATACCCTATTTTTAGAGATAGTTGGGAATGAAGATAGAGCCAATGTTCTGCGACGTTATCTTTATGAAAAAAATTATGTAGGCTATCGCGAGCATGTGAAAAGTCTTTCTCTATCATCTATTGATAAACAACGTCTGCTGGAACTTCTCAAGTTAAGAGGAGATATGACGAAAATCTCTGCGGCAAGAGAGCTTGTAGAAAGTACTACTGGTCGAGAGATGGTTGATGAACTAGAGCAACTCTGGCAAAGTTTAGAAGCCTATGGGGTTGCTGACTATATTAAAATAGACTTTAATTTAGTTAGCCATATGAGCTATTACACAGGTATTTTATTTGAAGTATACGGGCCAAAGGTTGGCTTTTTGTTAGGAAATGGAGGACGTTATGATCAGTTGTTTAATAAGTTTAACCGTCCTGAGTCAGCAACTGGTTTTGGTATTCACATTGATAGATTGATTGAGGCACTAGATATGGATGAACAGACTAACTCCATTCAGTGTGTTATTTTTAGCTCGGAAAATCGAAAAGAAGCAATTCAATTTGCAAACGAAAGAAGAGAGCAAGGTGAACGTGTGGTATTACAGGATATCTCTGGTGTTAAAGACATTGATGCTTGTACAAGTTCATTTTCTGAAGTGACATATTTTATTGGTAACAAGTCAAAAATGGAGGCAAAGTAA